In the genome of Streptomyces collinus, one region contains:
- a CDS encoding alpha/beta fold hydrolase, whose translation MDKKILSRDGTRIAYEGTGRGPAVVLVSGAMSTGGTLAPLAVSLSERFQAVVYDRRGRGASADTAPYAVEREVEDLAAVIEAVGGEALLYGISSGGALALEAAASGLPVRRVAVYETPFAMSEEGARERAQYTERLTEALGEGRRGDAVELFLRLTGLAEGVIQGARQSPMWAGMEAMAPSLAYDDAVMGDGRVPRSRLGSVGVPVLAVAGDASPSWLREAARAIADSVPEGTYRTLQGQTHMVETNVLAPVLTEFFSRD comes from the coding sequence ATGGACAAGAAGATCCTTTCGCGCGACGGCACCCGCATCGCCTACGAGGGCACCGGCCGCGGCCCGGCGGTCGTCCTGGTGAGCGGTGCCATGTCGACGGGCGGCACCCTGGCGCCGCTAGCCGTGTCGCTCTCGGAGCGTTTCCAGGCCGTGGTGTACGACCGCCGGGGCCGCGGCGCCAGCGCGGACACCGCGCCGTACGCCGTGGAGCGTGAGGTCGAGGACCTGGCCGCGGTGATCGAGGCGGTGGGTGGCGAGGCGCTCCTGTACGGCATCTCCTCGGGCGGCGCTCTGGCGCTGGAGGCGGCGGCGAGCGGACTGCCGGTGCGGCGAGTGGCCGTCTACGAGACGCCGTTCGCGATGTCCGAGGAGGGCGCCAGAGAGCGTGCACAGTACACCGAGCGGCTGACGGAGGCCCTCGGCGAGGGGCGGCGCGGAGACGCGGTCGAGCTGTTCCTGCGGCTGACCGGTCTGGCCGAGGGGGTGATCCAGGGCGCCCGCCAGTCCCCCATGTGGGCCGGGATGGAGGCGATGGCCCCGAGTCTCGCCTACGACGACGCCGTGATGGGCGACGGCCGGGTCCCCCGCTCCCGGCTGGGCTCGGTCGGCGTCCCGGTCCTGGCGGTCGCGGGCGACGCGAGCCCCTCCTGGCTGCGCGAGGCGGCCCGGGCGATCGCGGACTCGGTCCCCGAGGGCACGTACCGCACGCTCCAGGGACAGACGCACATGGTCGAGACGAACGTGCTGGCACCGGTGCTGACGGAGTTCTTCAGCCGGGACTGA
- a CDS encoding DUF427 domain-containing protein, which yields MTTGHRITIQRSDRHVRVVHGGQVLAESDRSLVLRETGCPERYYIPPEDVALDLLTASDAQTYCPFKGTASYWSLPDAENLVWAYPDPKPDVAEIKDHLCFYEVELF from the coding sequence GTGACGACAGGGCATCGCATCACCATCCAGCGCAGCGACCGGCACGTGCGCGTGGTGCACGGGGGGCAGGTGCTGGCGGAGAGCGACCGGTCGCTGGTGCTGCGCGAGACGGGCTGTCCCGAGCGGTACTACATCCCGCCCGAGGACGTGGCGCTGGACCTGCTGACGGCGTCCGACGCGCAGACGTACTGCCCGTTCAAGGGCACCGCCTCCTACTGGTCCCTGCCGGACGCTGAGAACCTCGTCTGGGCGTATCCGGACCCCAAGCCGGACGTCGCCGAGATCAAGGACCACCTGTGCTTCTACGAGGTGGAATTGTTCTGA
- a CDS encoding class I SAM-dependent methyltransferase: MRAKEPAAGNRSRLLHQVRYALRHPERVPAHARRAVRDAWLRLRHPDHIAYYRAVMASDAARSTEAAVGHNPSREQWARIGRMQFDYLVGHGLKPHHRMLEIGCGNLRAGRLFIDHLDTGHYYGIDISPHILLAAQDTLVVEKLQPKLPYLALAGDLTFAFLPDAHFDVVHAHSVFSHSPLHVIEECFANVGRILAPGGFFDFTFDRTEGEEHQVLHEDFYYRTRTLTGLAAKHGLDARFMDDWERLPHRQSKMRVVVAADRARTVGP; encoded by the coding sequence ATGCGCGCCAAGGAACCGGCTGCCGGAAACCGCTCCCGCCTGCTCCACCAGGTCCGGTACGCCCTGCGCCACCCGGAGCGCGTGCCCGCGCACGCCCGGCGCGCGGTGCGGGACGCCTGGCTACGGCTGCGCCACCCCGACCACATCGCGTACTACCGGGCCGTCATGGCCTCGGACGCGGCCCGCAGCACCGAGGCGGCGGTGGGGCACAACCCCTCGCGCGAGCAGTGGGCGCGGATCGGCCGCATGCAGTTCGACTACCTGGTGGGCCACGGCCTGAAGCCGCACCACCGGATGCTGGAGATCGGCTGCGGCAACCTGCGCGCCGGGCGGCTGTTCATCGACCACCTCGACACCGGGCACTACTACGGCATCGACATCTCGCCGCACATCCTGCTCGCCGCCCAGGACACCCTCGTCGTCGAGAAGCTCCAGCCCAAACTGCCCTACCTGGCGCTCGCCGGCGACCTCACCTTCGCCTTCCTGCCGGACGCCCACTTCGACGTCGTGCACGCGCACAGCGTCTTCTCGCACTCCCCGCTGCACGTCATCGAGGAGTGCTTCGCGAACGTCGGCCGGATCCTCGCGCCCGGCGGGTTCTTCGACTTCACCTTCGACCGCACCGAGGGCGAGGAGCACCAGGTCCTGCACGAGGACTTCTACTACCGGACGCGGACCCTCACCGGCCTCGCCGCGAAGCACGGCCTGGACGCCCGGTTCATGGACGACTGGGAGCGCCTGCCCCACCGGCAGTCCAAAATGCGGGTCGTCGTCGCGGCGGACCGGGCCCGTACGGTGGGTCCATGA
- a CDS encoding LOG family protein, with product MNICVFLSAADLDERYTRPAREFAKLLGKGGHTLVWGGSDVGLMKVVADGVQEAGGRLAGVSVQFLAAKARPGVDEMVVAKDLAERKKLLLERADAVVIMVGGTGTLDEATEILELKKHGHTDKPVVLLNTAGFYDGLKEQFRRMDAEGFLPRPLTDLVFFAEEPVGALAYLEESRGIE from the coding sequence ATGAACATCTGTGTCTTCCTGTCCGCCGCCGATCTCGACGAGCGCTACACCCGCCCCGCGCGGGAGTTCGCCAAGCTGCTGGGCAAGGGCGGTCACACGCTCGTGTGGGGCGGCTCCGACGTCGGCCTGATGAAGGTGGTCGCCGACGGGGTGCAGGAGGCGGGCGGCCGGCTGGCCGGCGTCTCCGTGCAGTTCCTCGCCGCCAAGGCCCGCCCGGGCGTCGACGAGATGGTCGTCGCGAAGGACCTCGCCGAGCGCAAGAAGCTGCTCCTGGAGAGGGCCGACGCCGTGGTGATCATGGTCGGCGGAACGGGCACGCTCGACGAGGCGACCGAGATCCTGGAGCTGAAGAAGCACGGGCACACCGACAAGCCGGTGGTCCTGCTCAACACCGCGGGCTTCTACGACGGCCTGAAGGAACAGTTCCGCCGCATGGACGCCGAGGGCTTCCTGCCCCGGCCCCTCACCGACCTGGTGTTCTTCGCAGAGGAGCCGGTGGGTGCGCTGGCCTACCTGGAGGAGAGCCGGGGCATCGAGTGA
- a CDS encoding SDR family oxidoreductase: MAGMATHVITGAGSGIGAAVARRLHARGDDLVLHARDAGRAKELAAEFPGARPLVGDLADPDRLSWAFSHQSLPDRVDSLLHIAGVVDLGPVGELTPKAWRHQLNVNLIAPAELTRHFLPQLRAARGHVLFVNSGAGLNAHAGWSAYAASKHGLKALADSLRHEEHGHGVRVTSVYPGRTASPMQAKVHQQEGKEYDASKWIDPESVATTIVMALDLPRDAEVNDLTVRPGG; this comes from the coding sequence ATGGCGGGCATGGCTACTCATGTGATCACCGGAGCCGGCTCCGGCATCGGCGCTGCCGTGGCACGCCGCCTGCACGCGCGCGGGGACGACCTCGTGCTGCACGCGCGAGACGCGGGCCGCGCGAAGGAACTGGCGGCCGAGTTCCCCGGGGCGCGGCCCCTGGTCGGCGACCTCGCCGATCCCGACCGGCTCTCCTGGGCCTTCTCCCACCAGTCGCTGCCGGACCGCGTGGACTCACTGCTGCACATCGCCGGCGTGGTCGACCTCGGCCCGGTCGGCGAGCTCACCCCGAAGGCCTGGCGCCACCAGCTCAACGTCAATCTGATCGCCCCGGCCGAGCTGACCCGCCACTTCCTGCCCCAACTGCGCGCCGCCCGCGGGCACGTGCTCTTCGTCAACTCCGGCGCAGGCCTCAACGCGCACGCCGGCTGGTCCGCGTACGCCGCCTCCAAGCACGGCCTGAAGGCCCTCGCCGACTCCCTGCGCCACGAGGAGCACGGCCACGGGGTCCGTGTCACCTCGGTGTACCCCGGCCGCACGGCCAGCCCCATGCAGGCCAAGGTCCACCAGCAGGAGGGCAAGGAGTACGACGCCTCGAAGTGGATCGACCCCGAGTCGGTCGCCACGACGATCGTGATGGCCCTGGACCTGCCGAGGGACGCGGAGGTCAACGACCTCACGGTGCGCCCGGGAGGCTGA
- a CDS encoding methionine synthase has translation MSENSQFRFGAATGVGSMPGGDAREAAKTVTGTFEDFPFLPELPARGPGADMIGRTAGLLVELYARVEPSGWRLGDRPGRDTKRARSWLGEDLDALEEFTQEYEGPLKVQAVGPWTLAANLELRNGEAALSDAGACRDLAASLAEGLRQHLAELRRRIPGAQLVLQLDEPSLTSVLRGQVKSASGYRTHRAVDRQVVEQTLRDLVGVHTSGPVVVHSCAPDVPFALLRRAGAAAVSFDFSLLTERDDEAIGEAVEGGTRLFTGVVPSAEGPLSDPAGSVMGVRTLWRRLGLSPGLLAEAVTVTPACGLAGASPGYARTALAHCARAARSLADNPE, from the coding sequence GTGAGCGAAAACAGCCAGTTCAGGTTCGGCGCGGCCACCGGCGTGGGATCCATGCCGGGCGGCGACGCCCGAGAGGCCGCCAAAACCGTCACCGGCACCTTCGAGGACTTCCCCTTCCTGCCCGAACTGCCCGCCCGGGGCCCCGGCGCGGACATGATCGGACGGACCGCCGGCCTGCTCGTCGAGCTCTACGCACGCGTGGAGCCCAGCGGCTGGCGGCTCGGGGACCGGCCGGGGCGCGACACCAAACGGGCCCGCTCCTGGCTCGGCGAGGACCTCGACGCGCTGGAGGAGTTCACGCAGGAGTACGAGGGGCCGCTGAAGGTCCAGGCCGTCGGCCCCTGGACCCTCGCGGCCAACCTGGAGCTCAGGAACGGCGAGGCCGCCCTCTCCGACGCCGGCGCCTGCCGCGACCTCGCCGCCTCCCTCGCCGAGGGACTGCGCCAGCACCTGGCCGAACTGCGGCGTCGGATCCCCGGCGCGCAGCTCGTCCTCCAGCTCGACGAGCCGTCCCTCACGTCCGTCCTGCGCGGGCAGGTGAAGAGCGCCAGCGGCTACCGCACCCACCGGGCCGTCGACCGGCAGGTCGTCGAGCAGACGCTGCGCGACCTCGTCGGGGTGCACACGTCCGGCCCGGTCGTGGTCCATTCCTGCGCCCCCGACGTGCCGTTCGCCCTGCTCCGCCGGGCCGGCGCCGCCGCCGTCTCCTTCGACTTCTCCCTGCTCACCGAGCGTGACGACGAGGCGATCGGGGAGGCCGTGGAGGGCGGCACCCGGCTCTTCACCGGCGTCGTCCCGTCCGCGGAGGGCCCATTGTCAGACCCTGCCGGTAGCGTCATGGGTGTCAGGACGCTGTGGCGCAGGCTGGGGCTGTCTCCGGGGCTTCTCGCGGAGGCGGTCACGGTCACCCCGGCGTGCGGACTCGCGGGGGCCTCCCCGGGGTACGCGCGCACGGCTCTCGCGCACTGCGCCCGGGCGGCGAGATCCCTCGCGGACAACCCAGAGTAA
- the ligA gene encoding NAD-dependent DNA ligase LigA, which yields MAGDKQAETTTVPAEAREKHARLAEQIEEHRFRYYVNDAPVVSDAEFDQLLRSLEALEEEYPELRTPDSPTQKVSGSYETEFTAVAHRERMLSLDNTFNDEEMAAWTERIARELGEQEYHFLCELKVDGLAVNLTYEHGRLTRAATRGDGRTGEDITPNVRTIAEIPDRLKGDSVPDLVEIRGEVYFPMEKFQELNARLVEAGDKPFANPRNAAAGSLRQKDPRVTATRPLHMVVHGIGALEGFTGLTRLSQAYDLLKTWGLPTSRHNKVVDGLEGVREFIAYFGENRHSVEHEIDGVVVKLDQIPLQGRLGSTSRAPRWAIAYKYAPEEVNTKLVNIRVGVGRTGRVTPYAQVEPVTVAGSEVEFATLHNQDVVKAKGVLIGDTVVLRKAGDVIPEILGPVADLRDGTEREFVMPSECPECGTALRPMKEGDVDLRCPNARTCPAQLRERLFYLAGRKALDIEHFGYVAAAALTAPLEPKDPPLADEGDLFDLTIEQLLPIKAYVLDPDSGLPKRDPKTGEEKVATIFANQQGEPRKNAVAMLENIAAAKERPLARVITSLSIRHVGPVAAEALAREFRSIERIDQATEEELAVTEGVGGTIAASVKQWFAEDWHRDIIRKWKAAGVRMEAESTGEDEGPRPLEGLTVVVTGTLEHFTRDGAKEALQSRGAKVTGSVSKKTSFVVVGDSPGSKYDKAMQLKVPVLNEEGFGVLLEQGAEAAAEVALSAEE from the coding sequence GTGGCCGGCGACAAGCAAGCGGAGACGACGACGGTGCCCGCCGAGGCGCGGGAGAAGCACGCGCGCCTCGCGGAGCAGATCGAGGAGCACCGCTTCCGCTACTACGTGAACGACGCTCCCGTCGTCAGCGACGCGGAGTTCGACCAGCTGCTGCGTTCCCTGGAGGCGCTGGAGGAGGAGTACCCGGAGCTGCGCACCCCGGACTCGCCGACCCAGAAGGTCTCCGGCTCCTACGAGACGGAGTTCACGGCCGTCGCGCACCGCGAGCGCATGCTCTCCCTCGACAACACGTTCAACGACGAGGAGATGGCCGCCTGGACGGAGCGCATCGCCAGGGAACTGGGCGAGCAGGAGTACCACTTCCTGTGCGAGCTCAAGGTCGACGGCCTCGCCGTGAACCTCACCTACGAGCACGGCCGCCTCACCCGCGCGGCCACCCGCGGCGACGGCCGCACGGGTGAGGACATCACACCCAACGTGCGCACGATCGCCGAGATCCCCGACCGCCTCAAGGGCGACTCCGTCCCCGACCTCGTGGAGATCCGCGGCGAGGTCTACTTCCCGATGGAGAAGTTCCAGGAGCTCAACGCGCGCCTCGTCGAGGCCGGCGACAAGCCCTTCGCCAACCCGCGCAACGCGGCGGCCGGTTCACTGCGCCAGAAGGACCCGCGCGTCACCGCCACCCGCCCCCTGCACATGGTGGTCCACGGCATCGGCGCCTTGGAGGGCTTCACCGGACTCACCCGCCTCTCCCAGGCCTACGACCTGCTCAAGACCTGGGGCCTGCCCACCTCCCGGCACAACAAGGTGGTCGACGGCCTGGAAGGCGTACGGGAGTTCATCGCCTACTTCGGCGAGAACCGCCACTCCGTCGAGCACGAGATCGACGGCGTGGTCGTCAAGCTCGACCAGATCCCCCTGCAGGGCCGCCTCGGCTCCACCTCGCGCGCCCCGCGCTGGGCGATCGCCTACAAGTACGCGCCGGAGGAGGTCAACACCAAGCTCGTCAACATCCGCGTGGGCGTGGGCCGCACCGGCCGCGTCACCCCGTACGCCCAGGTCGAACCGGTCACGGTCGCGGGCTCCGAGGTCGAGTTCGCCACGCTCCACAACCAGGACGTGGTCAAGGCCAAGGGCGTCCTCATCGGCGACACGGTCGTGCTGCGCAAGGCGGGTGACGTCATCCCGGAGATCCTGGGCCCCGTCGCCGACCTGCGCGACGGCACCGAGCGCGAGTTCGTCATGCCGAGCGAGTGCCCCGAGTGCGGCACGGCGCTGCGGCCGATGAAGGAGGGCGACGTCGACCTGCGCTGCCCGAACGCCCGCACCTGCCCGGCCCAGTTGCGCGAGCGCCTGTTCTACCTCGCCGGCCGCAAGGCGCTGGACATCGAGCACTTCGGCTATGTGGCGGCGGCGGCCCTCACCGCCCCGCTGGAGCCGAAGGACCCGCCGCTGGCCGACGAGGGCGACCTGTTCGACCTCACCATCGAGCAGCTGCTGCCCATCAAGGCGTACGTCCTCGACCCGGACAGCGGGCTGCCCAAGCGCGACCCGAAGACCGGCGAGGAGAAGGTCGCCACGATCTTCGCCAACCAGCAGGGCGAGCCCCGCAAGAACGCGGTCGCCATGCTGGAGAACATCGCGGCGGCCAAGGAGCGCCCCCTGGCCCGCGTCATCACCAGCCTGTCGATCCGTCACGTCGGACCCGTCGCGGCCGAGGCGCTGGCCCGCGAGTTCCGCTCGATCGAGCGCATCGACCAGGCCACGGAGGAGGAGCTGGCGGTCACCGAGGGCGTCGGAGGGACCATCGCCGCCTCCGTCAAGCAGTGGTTCGCCGAGGACTGGCACCGCGACATCATCCGCAAGTGGAAGGCCGCGGGCGTCCGCATGGAGGCCGAGAGCACCGGCGAGGACGAGGGGCCGCGCCCGCTCGAAGGCCTCACCGTCGTCGTCACCGGCACCCTCGAACACTTCACCCGGGACGGCGCCAAGGAGGCGCTGCAGAGCCGCGGAGCGAAGGTGACCGGCTCTGTTTCGAAGAAGACGTCGTTCGTCGTCGTGGGGGACAGCCCCGGATCGAAGTACGACAAGGCGATGCAGCTGAAGGTTCCGGTCCTGAACGAGGAGGGTTTCGGCGTCCTGCTGGAGCAGGGAGCGGAAGCCGCGGCCGAAGTCGCCCTTTCGGCCGAGGAGTAG
- a CDS encoding putative bifunctional diguanylate cyclase/phosphodiesterase, with translation MEPTESAVPGSRLRRVAVAWRAVRGAVRPAGRPGTEVRAVGQYTPDGRGDGGRAVDGPGAQPITEHTPLPAGADDPDGERHQSWPALPAAVVAAAGFVLGAGFYRAFTGGHALFPSGTAGWSLAVLTGIIVGHLVMLGRSRWWGGTGSGAALTLAVLLLYGWVPAGMVSLTVVVLVGIARRNRWRQGVLHGAVDLLGIGAGALVLGVFGTVPSVESPADPAAWTLATAPQVALVAVAYLMVTRVLLWYLHAPRPGLPTVARTALVRQGLVAVALLGIAPLVCVVAVAKPILLPLFSIPLIALDSTLWIARARAEEQLRDPLTGLPNRQWLLERIWTALDDAERIDARAALMLIDLDRFRSVNDTLGHLAGDRLLLQIADRLRVALPRGAEAARLGGDEFAVLLPVADSTTSATRIARSLVAALSSPLDLDGLTLVLEASAGVAVFPDHALDAEGLLRRADVAMYQAKRDRTGVEVYESKRDSNTPDRLGLLGDLRRALDAQEVHLHYQPKVRFDGQVAGLEALVRWVHPERGKVPPDEFIAIAESSGLMPHLTEYVLETALGQVARWREQGLFVPVAVNVSPRDVHTPGFAGSVAARLARHGVPAGALQLEITEHVLLEDPQRAADTLNQLTAHGVKMSLDDFGTGYSSLVHLRRLPVSELKIDRSFVARLAVDTEDAEIVRCTVDLAHSLGLLVVAEGVEDDETWERLRDLRCDAVQGWLVAAAMPPDETTAWLRARGSRGWQRPRAALPAAATDDSGRIG, from the coding sequence ATGGAACCGACCGAGAGCGCCGTGCCGGGCTCGCGGCTGCGCCGTGTGGCGGTCGCATGGCGTGCAGTCCGTGGGGCCGTGCGGCCGGCGGGGCGTCCGGGTACGGAGGTGCGCGCCGTCGGACAGTACACCCCGGACGGGCGGGGTGACGGGGGGCGCGCCGTTGACGGCCCCGGCGCACAGCCGATCACCGAACACACGCCCCTGCCCGCCGGCGCGGACGACCCGGACGGCGAACGACACCAGTCCTGGCCCGCGCTGCCCGCGGCCGTCGTCGCGGCGGCCGGGTTCGTCCTGGGCGCCGGCTTCTACCGCGCCTTCACCGGCGGCCACGCGCTCTTCCCGTCGGGCACGGCCGGCTGGTCGCTGGCCGTGCTGACCGGCATCATCGTCGGCCACCTCGTCATGCTGGGCCGCTCCCGCTGGTGGGGCGGAACCGGCTCGGGCGCCGCCCTCACCCTCGCCGTGCTGCTGCTCTACGGCTGGGTTCCGGCCGGCATGGTCAGCCTCACCGTCGTCGTGCTCGTCGGCATAGCCCGCCGCAACCGCTGGCGCCAGGGCGTGCTGCACGGCGCCGTCGACCTCCTCGGCATCGGCGCCGGCGCGCTCGTGCTGGGCGTCTTCGGAACCGTGCCGTCCGTAGAGTCCCCGGCGGATCCCGCCGCCTGGACGCTCGCCACGGCACCTCAGGTGGCTCTGGTCGCCGTCGCCTACCTGATGGTCACCCGCGTCCTGCTCTGGTACCTGCACGCCCCGCGCCCCGGGCTGCCCACCGTGGCGCGCACCGCCCTGGTCAGACAAGGCCTCGTCGCCGTGGCGCTGCTGGGCATCGCGCCGCTGGTCTGCGTGGTCGCCGTGGCCAAGCCGATCCTGCTGCCGCTGTTCTCCATCCCCCTGATCGCCCTGGACTCCACCCTGTGGATAGCCCGGGCCCGGGCGGAGGAACAGCTGCGCGACCCGCTCACCGGGCTGCCCAACCGGCAGTGGCTGCTGGAGCGGATCTGGACCGCGCTGGACGACGCGGAGCGGATCGACGCCCGCGCCGCCCTCATGCTGATCGACCTCGACCGGTTCCGGTCGGTCAACGACACGCTCGGCCACCTCGCCGGTGACCGGCTGCTGCTGCAGATCGCCGACCGGCTGCGGGTGGCGCTGCCGCGCGGGGCGGAGGCCGCCCGGCTCGGCGGGGACGAATTCGCCGTCTTACTGCCGGTCGCCGACTCCACGACGTCCGCGACCCGGATCGCCCGCAGCCTCGTCGCCGCCCTCAGCTCCCCCCTCGACCTCGACGGCCTCACCCTCGTCCTGGAGGCCAGCGCCGGAGTCGCCGTCTTCCCCGACCACGCCCTGGACGCCGAAGGGCTGCTGCGGCGGGCGGACGTGGCGATGTACCAGGCGAAGCGGGACCGCACCGGCGTCGAGGTCTACGAGTCCAAGCGCGACTCCAACACCCCCGACCGCCTCGGCCTGCTGGGTGATCTGCGCCGCGCCCTCGACGCGCAGGAGGTCCATCTGCACTACCAGCCCAAGGTCCGCTTCGACGGGCAGGTCGCGGGCCTGGAGGCCCTGGTCCGCTGGGTGCACCCCGAGCGCGGCAAGGTGCCGCCGGACGAGTTCATAGCGATCGCCGAGTCCTCGGGCCTGATGCCCCACCTCACCGAGTACGTGCTGGAGACCGCGCTCGGCCAGGTCGCGCGCTGGCGGGAGCAGGGCCTGTTCGTCCCGGTCGCGGTGAACGTCTCCCCACGCGACGTGCACACCCCCGGCTTCGCCGGCTCCGTCGCCGCCCGGCTGGCCCGCCACGGCGTCCCGGCGGGAGCGCTCCAACTGGAGATCACCGAGCACGTCCTCCTGGAGGATCCGCAGCGCGCCGCCGACACCCTCAACCAGCTGACCGCGCACGGCGTGAAGATGTCCCTCGACGACTTCGGCACGGGCTACTCCTCGCTCGTGCACCTGCGCCGGCTGCCGGTCAGCGAGCTGAAGATCGACCGTTCGTTCGTGGCCCGGCTCGCGGTCGACACCGAGGACGCCGAGATCGTGCGCTGCACGGTCGACCTGGCCCACTCCCTCGGCCTGCTCGTCGTCGCCGAGGGCGTCGAGGACGACGAGACCTGGGAGCGCCTGCGCGACCTCCGCTGCGACGCGGTCCAGGGCTGGCTGGTCGCCGCCGCGATGCCCCCGGACGAGACCACGGCCTGGCTCCGCGCCCGGGGCTCCCGGGGCTGGCAGCGCCCCCGGGCCGCCCTTCCGGCGGCGGCCACGGACGACTCGGGCCGGATCGGCTAG
- the gatC gene encoding Asp-tRNA(Asn)/Glu-tRNA(Gln) amidotransferase subunit GatC: protein MPGITREEVAHLARLARLELKPEELEHFAGQLDDIIGAVARVSEVADQDVPPTSHPLPLTNVMRADEVRPSLTPEQALSGAPAQEQQRFKVPQILGED from the coding sequence ATGCCTGGCATCACGCGCGAGGAGGTCGCCCACCTCGCCCGGCTGGCGCGTCTGGAGCTGAAGCCCGAAGAGCTCGAGCACTTCGCGGGACAGCTGGACGACATCATCGGCGCGGTCGCCCGCGTCAGTGAGGTCGCCGACCAAGACGTACCGCCGACCTCGCACCCGCTCCCGCTGACGAACGTCATGCGCGCGGACGAGGTCCGTCCGTCGCTCACCCCCGAGCAGGCGCTCTCCGGCGCCCCGGCCCAGGAGCAGCAGCGTTTCAAGGTGCCGCAGATCCTGGGGGAGGACTAA
- the gatA gene encoding Asp-tRNA(Asn)/Glu-tRNA(Gln) amidotransferase subunit GatA: MTDIIKLTAAETAAKIASGELTAVQVTEAHLARIEAVDEKVHAFLHVDREGALAQARAVDEKRERGEKLGPLAGVPLALKDIFTTEGVPTTVGSKILEGWIPPYDATVTQRLKAADVVILGKTNMDEFAMGSSTENSAYGPTGNPWDLTKIPGGSGGGSSAALASFQAPLAIGTDTGGSIRQPAAVTGTVGVKPTYGAVSRYGMVAFSSSLDQGGPCARTVLDAALLHEVIAGHDPLDSTSIDEPVPAVVEAARNGSVEGMRVGVVKQFRGEGYQAGVIQRFDESVALLKELGAEIVELDCPSFDLALSAYYLIAPSECSSNLARFDGLRYGLRTGDDGTNSAEAVTSLTREAGFGPEVKRRIMLGTYALSSGYYDAYYGSAQKVRTLIKQDFDKAFEQVDVIVSPTTPTTAFAIGERADDPMAMYLADLCTIPTNLAGNAAMSLPCGLAPEDNLPVGLQIIAPVMKDDRLYKVGAAVEAAFVEKWGHPLIEEAPSL; encoded by the coding sequence ATGACGGACATCATCAAGCTCACCGCCGCCGAGACCGCCGCGAAGATCGCCTCCGGCGAGCTCACCGCGGTCCAGGTCACCGAGGCCCACCTCGCCCGCATCGAGGCCGTCGACGAGAAGGTGCACGCCTTCCTGCACGTCGACCGCGAGGGCGCCCTCGCCCAGGCCCGTGCCGTGGACGAGAAGCGCGAGCGCGGCGAGAAGCTCGGCCCGCTGGCCGGCGTACCCCTGGCCCTGAAGGACATCTTCACCACCGAGGGCGTGCCCACGACCGTCGGTTCGAAGATCCTCGAAGGGTGGATCCCGCCCTACGACGCGACGGTCACCCAGCGGCTCAAGGCCGCCGACGTCGTCATCCTCGGCAAGACCAACATGGACGAGTTCGCCATGGGGTCCTCCACCGAGAACAGCGCCTACGGCCCGACCGGCAACCCCTGGGACCTGACCAAGATCCCCGGCGGTTCCGGCGGCGGTTCGTCCGCCGCGCTCGCCTCCTTCCAGGCCCCGCTCGCCATCGGCACCGACACCGGCGGTTCCATCCGCCAGCCCGCCGCCGTCACCGGCACGGTCGGTGTGAAGCCGACGTACGGCGCGGTCTCCCGCTACGGCATGGTCGCCTTCTCCAGCTCCCTCGACCAGGGCGGGCCCTGCGCCCGTACGGTCCTGGACGCGGCGCTGCTGCACGAGGTCATCGCCGGGCACGACCCGCTCGACTCCACGTCCATCGACGAGCCCGTCCCGGCGGTCGTCGAGGCCGCCCGCAACGGCAGCGTCGAGGGCATGCGCGTCGGCGTCGTCAAGCAGTTCCGCGGCGAGGGCTACCAGGCCGGCGTCATCCAGCGGTTCGACGAGTCCGTCGCGCTGCTGAAGGAGCTGGGCGCCGAGATCGTCGAGCTGGACTGCCCGTCCTTCGACCTGGCGCTGTCGGCGTACTACCTGATCGCGCCCTCGGAGTGCTCCTCCAACCTCGCCCGCTTCGACGGCCTGCGCTACGGGCTGCGGACCGGCGACGACGGCACGAACTCCGCCGAGGCGGTCACCTCCCTGACCCGCGAGGCCGGCTTCGGGCCCGAGGTCAAGCGCCGCATCATGCTCGGCACGTACGCCCTGTCGAGCGGCTACTACGACGCCTACTACGGCAGCGCCCAGAAGGTCCGCACGCTGATCAAGCAGGACTTCGACAAGGCGTTCGAGCAGGTCGACGTGATCGTCTCCCCGACGACCCCGACCACCGCCTTCGCGATCGGCGAGCGCGCCGACGACCCGATGGCGATGTACCTCGCCGACCTGTGCACCATCCCGACCAACCTGGCGGGCAACGCGGCCATGTCGCTGCCGTGCGGTCTCGCCCCGGAGGACAACCTCCCGGTCGGCCTGCAGATCATCGCCCCCGTCATGAAGGACGACCGCCTGTACAAGGTGGGAGCAGCCGTCGAGGCGGCCTTCGTGGAAAAGTGGGGGCACCCGCTGATCGAGGAGGCTCCGTCGCTGTGA